Proteins encoded within one genomic window of Candidatus Dadabacteria bacterium:
- a CDS encoding sigma-54 dependent transcriptional regulator, which translates to MKNRILIADDEEDIRWILETSLKKSGFEVECAENGKDAVRKACEDPYSLILLDINMPDMNGFEVLNQLRNREIDSPIIFITAQNTVSNAIDSIQLGAYDYLTKPFDLEEVKLFAERAIKNYEVERKIRLSQDSEENISFEEIVGSSPDMLNVYKLIGRTASKNITVLITGESGTGKELIARAIHYNSPRRKKRLVSVNISAIPKELIESELFGYEKGAFTGATTLKKGRFEEADGGTLHIDEIGELSTDLQSKLLRAIEEKQIYRLGSEKPVSVDPRIIASTNKNLRDAVTEGSFREDLFYRLNVISINLPPLRKRKEDIKELVRHFLNKYSTEFGTEKKVLSPEAEQLLISHSWPGNVRELENTIKRLLVLTPDSIVSGEETKEAIDSQTGYGETETTERKTEELVRTMVENSDLSLQNIHEQVIGKVEKQLIKTILAKTDGNMKQAAAILGINRNTLSKKINDLEIERS; encoded by the coding sequence ATGAAGAATCGCATCCTAATAGCCGACGACGAAGAGGACATCAGGTGGATACTCGAGACATCCCTTAAGAAATCGGGCTTTGAAGTCGAGTGTGCCGAAAACGGAAAGGACGCCGTCCGAAAAGCGTGCGAGGATCCATACTCCCTGATTCTTCTTGACATAAACATGCCGGATATGAACGGGTTTGAAGTTCTCAACCAGCTTAGAAACAGAGAAATCGACTCGCCCATAATATTCATTACCGCGCAGAATACCGTCAGCAATGCCATAGATTCAATACAGCTCGGGGCCTATGATTATCTGACCAAGCCGTTTGACCTCGAAGAGGTAAAACTCTTTGCCGAGCGGGCCATAAAAAACTACGAAGTCGAGAGAAAAATAAGGCTGTCTCAGGATTCCGAGGAAAATATTTCGTTCGAAGAAATAGTCGGCAGTTCACCCGACATGCTGAACGTATACAAGCTTATAGGTCGCACCGCCTCCAAAAACATCACCGTGCTGATAACAGGAGAAAGCGGCACCGGGAAAGAACTTATCGCAAGAGCCATCCATTATAACAGCCCGAGAAGAAAGAAAAGACTGGTATCCGTAAATATATCCGCGATCCCCAAGGAACTTATCGAAAGTGAACTGTTCGGATATGAAAAAGGGGCATTCACCGGCGCCACCACCTTGAAGAAAGGAAGATTTGAAGAAGCCGACGGCGGAACCCTTCACATAGACGAAATAGGGGAACTTTCAACCGACCTGCAGTCAAAGCTCCTAAGGGCCATCGAGGAAAAACAGATCTACAGGCTCGGCAGTGAAAAACCGGTCTCCGTTGACCCCAGAATAATCGCAAGCACAAATAAAAACCTAAGAGATGCTGTCACGGAAGGTTCTTTCAGAGAGGACCTGTTTTACAGACTAAACGTCATAAGCATAAATTTACCCCCTCTCAGGAAAAGAAAAGAGGATATAAAGGAACTGGTTCGACACTTTTTGAATAAATACTCCACTGAATTCGGCACCGAGAAAAAGGTGCTCTCCCCCGAAGCGGAGCAGTTGCTGATCAGCCACAGTTGGCCCGGAAACGTAAGAGAACTTGAAAACACTATAAAACGTCTTCTGGTTTTAACTCCCGACAGCATAGTAAGCGGTGAGGAGACAAAAGAAGCCATCGATTCGCAAACCGGCTACGGAGAGACGGAAACGACGGAGAGGAAAACCGAAGAGCTTGTTCGTACGATGGTAGAAAATTCGGACTTATCCCTGCAGAACATCCACGAACAAGTAATCGGAAAAGTTGAAAAACAGTTAATCAAAACCATTCTCGCAAAAACTGACGGAAACATGAAACAGGCGGCAGCAATACTGGGGATAAACAGAAACACCCTGTCAAAAAAGATAAATGACCTGGAAATAGAAAGGAGTTAA
- the rnc gene encoding ribonuclease III translates to MTHRKLGYKFEDPSLLETALTHSSYANEFSCPSNERLEFLGDALLGCMVSVLLYEKYPSYTEGDLSKIRSRVVSGVNFAKYAEMLGLGEQIRLGKGEESTGGRERESNNANAFEALIGALYLDAGYEKTFEVVSRLFQDAVEEDDFPHDSKTQLQEVSQSVFGKTPEYRVLSEEGPPHERTFTVEVRISSDLAGTGKGRSKRQSEQSAARDALRKLGY, encoded by the coding sequence ATGACTCACCGAAAACTTGGCTATAAGTTCGAAGATCCCTCTCTGCTTGAAACGGCGCTTACCCACAGTTCATATGCAAACGAGTTTTCATGTCCCAGCAACGAGAGACTTGAGTTCCTCGGAGATGCTCTGCTTGGATGCATGGTTAGCGTTCTGCTTTACGAAAAATACCCTTCATACACCGAGGGAGATCTCTCAAAGATCAGAAGTCGGGTGGTAAGCGGTGTGAATTTCGCGAAATACGCCGAGATGCTGGGACTGGGAGAGCAGATAAGGCTTGGAAAGGGAGAAGAAAGCACCGGGGGGAGGGAAAGGGAGTCAAACAACGCAAATGCTTTTGAGGCACTCATAGGAGCGCTGTATCTTGATGCGGGCTACGAGAAAACTTTCGAGGTTGTGTCTCGACTGTTTCAAGACGCTGTTGAGGAAGACGATTTTCCCCATGACAGCAAGACGCAGCTTCAGGAAGTTTCCCAGAGCGTCTTCGGAAAGACGCCCGAGTACAGGGTTCTGAGTGAAGAAGGTCCCCCGCATGAAAGGACTTTCACAGTGGAGGTAAGAATTTCTTCCGACCTGGCGGGTACGGGCAAGGGCAGAAGCAAGAGACAGTCTGAACAGTCCGCGGCGCGCGATGCGCTCAGGAAGCTTGGGTATTAG
- a CDS encoding homoserine dehydrogenase, which produces MHSVEVGLIGAGTIGCGVYKTISENKDIIEKRTGIRLRIKKVADIDIKRKRPVKIPRKLFTTDARGLIDDESISIIIELIGGTTAARELVLAAIRNGKNVVTANKALLAHHGGEIFREAAANGVHVAFEASVGGGIPIIKAAHESYVANNILSIHGIMNGTCNYILHNMSEQKKGFDEMLQRAQKEGYAEADPSFDIDGIDAAHKLSILIMLAYGFFPKFENIYVEGIRNISSIDISFTEQLGYKIKLLAIAKSTDSGIQAGVYPALIRKNTQLADVKDAFNAIHIVGDKVGPTMLYGMGAGMLPTASAVVGDLVSIAKTAQNGSQPAPPMLYAEDAGRRALVSTDGLTGRYYLRFQVEDKPGTLGKITTILGKCGISIESIIQQTRETNGGEVPIIIMTHESGEKSLRKALDRIRKSMTSVADAIFIRIEEI; this is translated from the coding sequence ATGCATTCCGTTGAGGTAGGGCTTATAGGTGCCGGAACCATAGGTTGCGGAGTTTATAAAACAATAAGCGAAAACAAGGACATAATAGAGAAAAGAACCGGGATAAGGCTCAGAATCAAGAAAGTAGCCGATATCGACATAAAGAGAAAACGCCCGGTAAAAATCCCTAGGAAACTTTTTACCACCGATGCGCGCGGACTCATAGACGACGAGAGCATCTCGATAATAATCGAACTTATCGGCGGAACGACGGCAGCGCGCGAACTGGTCTTGGCCGCGATACGAAACGGAAAAAACGTCGTAACCGCAAACAAGGCCCTTCTGGCCCACCACGGAGGTGAAATATTCAGGGAAGCGGCCGCAAACGGGGTTCACGTGGCGTTTGAAGCAAGCGTCGGAGGAGGAATACCCATAATCAAGGCGGCACATGAGAGCTATGTGGCAAACAACATTCTCTCCATACACGGAATAATGAACGGGACGTGTAACTACATACTCCACAACATGTCGGAGCAGAAAAAAGGGTTTGACGAAATGCTGCAGCGCGCCCAGAAAGAGGGATACGCAGAAGCCGACCCCTCGTTTGACATAGACGGCATTGACGCCGCGCACAAGCTGTCGATTCTGATAATGCTTGCCTACGGATTCTTTCCGAAATTCGAGAACATATACGTCGAGGGAATAAGAAACATCTCTTCAATCGATATAAGCTTCACCGAGCAGCTCGGCTACAAGATCAAACTGCTTGCCATAGCCAAGTCAACCGATTCGGGCATACAGGCTGGAGTTTATCCGGCCCTTATAAGAAAAAACACTCAGCTTGCCGATGTAAAAGACGCATTTAACGCAATCCATATCGTGGGAGACAAGGTAGGTCCGACAATGTTATATGGAATGGGAGCCGGGATGCTCCCGACGGCAAGCGCCGTTGTGGGCGATCTGGTTTCAATCGCAAAAACCGCCCAAAACGGTTCGCAGCCCGCCCCTCCCATGCTTTACGCGGAAGACGCAGGACGCAGGGCTCTTGTCAGCACCGACGGTCTTACGGGCCGCTACTACCTTAGATTTCAAGTCGAGGACAAGCCCGGCACGCTCGGGAAAATAACCACGATTCTCGGGAAGTGCGGAATAAGCATAGAGTCCATAATTCAGCAGACAAGGGAAACAAACGGCGGGGAGGTTCCCATCATAATAATGACCCACGAGTCGGGGGAGAAAAGTCTCAGGAAAGCTCTTGACAGGATAAGGAAATCCATGACATCTGTAGCCGACGCGATTTTCATAAGGATCGAAGAAATATGA
- a CDS encoding ATP-binding protein, with protein MREPAVARKMLTDIEPQEHATFYKDLLDSLPEGVIVADKDLNIISVNEPSETILNISRRKTIGNHISKFLPEEITNLCSRAVKEERVVQENDLLFRISRNSSINVECTVSPIHGSDGGMNGLVVQIRNTEKMNMMSIISRNCSLEENYETLVRGLAHEIRNPLSGIKGAAQLLNGTLSKTEKNRCSKIIIKETERLRDLVDRLVKPSSVSTQHLMSVDINEILIDIIFLESNLHKNIEFKHKLDITIPPVPGDYNSLKQVFINIIQNAVSSIKNKGQITVSTKWVTDYKIRNKHTVLISVKDNGTGIQKKDLKKIFTPFFSSKRKGTGLGLFISSQVIAKYGGMITAESEEGTGSEFKIQLPAS; from the coding sequence ATGAGAGAACCAGCCGTAGCGAGAAAAATGCTTACGGACATAGAACCGCAGGAACATGCGACGTTCTACAAGGATCTTCTGGATTCACTTCCCGAGGGAGTGATAGTAGCTGACAAGGACCTTAATATAATTTCCGTTAACGAGCCGTCTGAGACCATACTCAATATCTCAAGGCGAAAGACAATCGGAAATCATATATCAAAGTTTCTGCCGGAAGAAATAACCAACCTCTGCTCAAGGGCGGTAAAAGAAGAAAGAGTCGTGCAAGAAAATGACCTGCTTTTCCGCATATCCCGCAACTCTTCGATCAACGTGGAATGCACTGTATCTCCGATACACGGAAGCGACGGCGGGATGAATGGACTTGTGGTCCAGATAAGAAACACTGAAAAAATGAACATGATGTCCATCATCAGCAGGAACTGCAGCCTCGAAGAAAATTACGAAACCCTTGTAAGGGGGCTCGCGCACGAAATAAGAAATCCCCTGAGCGGCATAAAGGGGGCTGCACAACTTCTAAACGGCACGCTGTCAAAAACGGAGAAAAACCGGTGTTCGAAGATAATAATAAAGGAAACGGAAAGACTGAGAGACTTGGTTGACAGACTCGTGAAACCGTCATCGGTATCAACGCAGCATCTGATGTCGGTAGATATAAATGAAATTCTGATTGACATAATATTTCTCGAATCGAATCTTCATAAAAACATAGAATTCAAGCACAAGCTCGACATTACCATTCCTCCCGTACCAGGAGACTACAACTCCCTGAAACAGGTGTTCATAAACATTATCCAAAACGCGGTGAGTTCGATAAAGAACAAAGGGCAGATAACGGTCAGCACCAAATGGGTCACGGATTACAAGATACGCAATAAACACACGGTCCTGATATCGGTAAAAGACAACGGAACGGGAATACAGAAGAAGGACCTGAAAAAAATATTCACCCCGTTTTTCTCGAGCAAAAGGAAAGGAACAGGGCTTGGTCTTTTCATATCGAGCCAAGTAATAGCCAAATACGGAGGAATGATTACCGCGGAGAGTGAAGAAGGAACGGGCTCCGAATTCAAGATACAGCTCCCGGCAAGCTAG
- a CDS encoding type II secretion system protein GspK: MRRADPKTAQKGIVLVIVVITIAILSTIVIDFIYSTRVSYEISANSSSDVQARHIAKSGVRVVRGVLRKKTPEDLPLLQGILGQAISSENGSDGWKLSIISFPIGEGNISLQVVDERSKVNLNALVDQRSGRVDFQVRTQLNELFRFLGVETDKADLFVASLVNWLDGAAPGSGNDQDPDGAGGNYYAKLDNPYYIKDGLLDSVEEIRMIEGMDKDFFFQVKDYLTVYPKDKKVNFSTASKTVIMATIKAAGVSVNERQNDPREIKDSVVGRMADEIILRRSIKRVISASETTKILKGVDSSLKISSGISGVVLKGGKSDVYTAVSTGIVGEQIPVTRQVQAVIRKDLKKKNSYPTVASWRER, encoded by the coding sequence ATGCGCAGAGCAGATCCGAAAACAGCGCAAAAAGGAATAGTACTTGTTATCGTTGTCATAACGATTGCAATACTTTCCACAATCGTGATTGATTTCATATACTCGACCCGCGTGAGTTACGAAATTTCCGCGAACAGCTCAAGCGATGTCCAGGCAAGACATATTGCGAAATCAGGGGTGAGAGTTGTGCGGGGGGTGCTGAGGAAGAAAACGCCGGAGGACCTGCCCTTGTTGCAGGGAATCCTTGGGCAGGCAATAAGCTCAGAAAACGGTTCCGACGGCTGGAAGCTTTCCATTATCTCTTTTCCCATCGGAGAAGGAAACATATCTCTTCAAGTTGTAGACGAGAGATCGAAGGTCAATCTCAATGCTCTTGTGGATCAGAGATCGGGCCGGGTGGATTTTCAGGTCCGAACGCAGCTAAATGAACTTTTCCGCTTTCTCGGGGTGGAGACGGACAAGGCCGATCTCTTCGTGGCAAGTCTGGTGAACTGGCTTGACGGGGCGGCGCCGGGTAGCGGAAACGATCAGGATCCCGATGGAGCCGGTGGGAACTATTACGCAAAACTTGATAATCCTTATTATATCAAGGACGGACTGCTTGACAGCGTTGAGGAAATTAGGATGATTGAGGGGATGGATAAGGATTTCTTTTTCCAGGTCAAAGACTATCTCACCGTATATCCTAAAGACAAGAAGGTGAATTTCAGCACCGCTTCAAAAACGGTGATAATGGCTACCATTAAGGCTGCGGGGGTCTCGGTCAACGAGAGGCAGAACGATCCCCGGGAGATAAAAGACAGCGTAGTCGGGAGGATGGCCGACGAGATAATCCTTCGCAGGAGCATCAAGAGAGTCATATCTGCCAGCGAGACCACGAAAATCTTAAAGGGAGTGGATTCCAGTCTAAAGATAAGCTCCGGCATTTCGGGAGTGGTTCTTAAGGGCGGGAAAAGTGATGTCTACACCGCTGTTTCCACGGGTATAGTGGGAGAGCAAATTCCCGTTACAAGGCAGGTTCAGGCCGTTATCCGTAAAGACCTGAAAAAGAAAAATTCGTATCCGACCGTGGCGTCTTGGAGAGAAAGATAA
- the glnA gene encoding type I glutamate--ammonia ligase: MATKSGQPASPKKPAEVIKFIKDYEIEFVDLRFLDFIGMWQHFTIPAEEVDKSFFENGLGFDGSSIRGWQAINTSDMLIMPDPTTCKVDPFMQAQTLVIICNIEDPITREPYTRDPRNIARKAVSFMQGTKVADTAYFGPELEFFILDDVRYDQSPRGGYYFIDSEEGIWNSGADEQPNLGHKLRHKEGYFPTPPSDSMHDIRSEMVSTLLSLGISVEAHHHEVATSGQAEIDMRFAPLVDMGDNMKWYKYVVKNVAREHGKTVTFMPKPVFDDNGSGMHVHQSLWKNGKPLFAGKGYAGLSNLAMHYVGGILKHARAICAFSNPITNSYRRLVPGFEAPVNLAYSARNRSAAVRIPMYSPNPKSKRIEVRFPDPSCNGYLTFSAMLMAGLDGIENKIKPGDPLDKDIYALGPEELASVPSVPGSLEEAVKALEDDHEFLLKGGVFTEDVIETWIDYKTENEINPIRLRPVPYEFMLYYDV; encoded by the coding sequence ATGGCTACTAAGTCGGGTCAGCCCGCTTCTCCGAAGAAGCCGGCTGAAGTAATAAAATTCATAAAAGATTACGAGATCGAGTTTGTCGATCTCAGATTTCTTGATTTTATAGGAATGTGGCAGCACTTCACCATACCGGCGGAGGAAGTTGACAAGTCGTTTTTTGAAAACGGCCTTGGTTTTGACGGTTCAAGCATCAGGGGATGGCAGGCGATTAACACAAGCGATATGCTCATTATGCCGGATCCCACCACCTGCAAGGTCGATCCTTTCATGCAGGCCCAGACTCTCGTCATAATATGTAATATTGAGGATCCCATAACAAGGGAACCTTATACCAGAGACCCGAGAAACATAGCGAGAAAAGCTGTTTCCTTCATGCAGGGTACAAAGGTCGCAGACACCGCCTACTTCGGTCCGGAACTGGAATTCTTCATTCTTGACGATGTAAGATACGATCAGAGTCCACGTGGCGGTTACTACTTCATAGATTCGGAGGAAGGCATCTGGAATTCCGGGGCTGATGAGCAGCCGAACCTCGGTCACAAGCTCAGGCACAAGGAGGGCTATTTTCCAACGCCTCCTTCAGACAGCATGCATGACATACGTTCCGAAATGGTGAGCACGCTTCTAAGCCTTGGTATTTCTGTCGAAGCCCATCACCACGAGGTTGCGACATCGGGGCAGGCTGAAATCGATATGCGTTTCGCCCCGCTGGTCGACATGGGAGACAACATGAAATGGTACAAGTACGTGGTAAAGAACGTTGCCCGGGAACACGGGAAAACGGTCACTTTCATGCCAAAACCCGTCTTCGACGACAATGGCTCCGGAATGCATGTTCACCAGTCCCTGTGGAAAAACGGAAAGCCTCTTTTCGCAGGAAAAGGGTATGCGGGGCTTAGCAATCTCGCAATGCACTACGTGGGCGGGATCCTCAAACACGCAAGGGCTATATGCGCGTTCAGCAACCCGATAACAAACTCATACAGAAGACTTGTTCCTGGGTTCGAAGCTCCTGTGAACCTTGCCTATTCGGCGAGAAACAGAAGCGCCGCGGTAAGGATCCCCATGTATTCGCCGAACCCCAAGTCAAAAAGAATTGAGGTCCGGTTCCCTGACCCCTCGTGTAATGGTTATCTTACGTTTTCCGCTATGTTGATGGCTGGACTTGACGGAATCGAAAACAAGATCAAGCCGGGGGATCCGCTGGATAAGGATATCTATGCTCTGGGGCCCGAGGAGCTAGCGAGCGTTCCCTCCGTACCAGGTTCGCTTGAAGAGGCCGTCAAAGCCCTTGAAGATGACCACGAGTTTCTGCTCAAAGGAGGAGTCTTCACAGAGGACGTAATCGAGACATGGATTGACTACAAAACGGAAAACGAAATCAACCCGATCAGGTTGAGACCCGTACCGTATGAGTTCATGCTTTATTACGACGTATAA
- a CDS encoding prepilin-type N-terminal cleavage/methylation domain-containing protein, whose translation MKSASSIRDDKSGFTLIEILIVVAITVIVLTMLYSSFSQLITVKRRVEAENELIQEANTILLKMRHDLVNAFPRGSINSEVSSPSAYSYFTGRLEGDNSRIVFTSFAKDPTHYSTQSGQSEISYYLVPLRGEREDMFALMRKDNYWIGNDEAGAAYPISERVLSFRVNFLSGRSPASANEQEVWDWNSSEMRGFPKAVQVQIILLGAGDQEEAYSMIVAIPVAD comes from the coding sequence ATGAAATCAGCTTCGTCGATTCGGGATGATAAAAGCGGTTTCACCCTTATAGAGATTCTTATCGTCGTCGCCATAACGGTCATCGTGCTCACGATGCTCTACAGTTCCTTTTCCCAGCTTATAACAGTCAAACGCAGGGTTGAGGCGGAAAACGAACTGATCCAGGAAGCGAATACCATCCTGCTTAAGATGCGCCATGACTTGGTGAACGCTTTTCCCAGAGGGAGCATCAATTCCGAGGTTTCTTCTCCTTCCGCGTATAGCTACTTTACCGGGAGGCTCGAAGGGGATAACAGCAGAATAGTATTCACCTCTTTTGCGAAGGACCCCACCCATTATTCCACCCAATCCGGCCAGAGCGAGATCTCCTACTATCTGGTTCCGCTCCGCGGCGAGCGCGAAGATATGTTTGCCCTTATGAGGAAGGATAATTACTGGATCGGAAACGATGAGGCTGGAGCCGCATATCCAATTTCGGAAAGGGTGCTGAGTTTCAGGGTGAATTTCCTTTCCGGACGATCCCCGGCATCTGCTAACGAGCAAGAGGTGTGGGATTGGAATTCGTCAGAAATGCGAGGATTTCCAAAGGCGGTTCAAGTCCAGATCATTCTTTTGGGAGCAGGAGATCAGGAGGAGGCTTATTCCATGATTGTTGCTATACCGGTGGCTGACTGA
- a CDS encoding P-II family nitrogen regulator, which yields MKKIEAIIKPFKLEDVKEALREIGIQGLTVVEVKGFGRQKGHTELYRGAEYVIDFLPKIKLEIVVSDDMVSKVIETIRESAKTGKIGDGKIFLFPAEDVIRIRTGERGEDAI from the coding sequence ATGAAGAAGATAGAGGCCATTATCAAGCCGTTCAAACTGGAGGATGTAAAGGAGGCTCTCAGGGAGATAGGAATTCAGGGTCTGACAGTTGTCGAGGTAAAGGGGTTCGGCCGTCAGAAAGGTCATACGGAACTTTACAGGGGTGCAGAATACGTCATCGACTTCTTACCTAAGATAAAGCTGGAAATAGTGGTTTCCGACGATATGGTCTCCAAGGTAATCGAGACCATAAGGGAAAGCGCGAAAACCGGCAAGATAGGAGACGGAAAGATATTCCTGTTCCCGGCCGAAGACGTAATAAGAATTAGAACTGGAGAAAGGGGCGAGGATGCTATATAA
- the gspG gene encoding type II secretion system major pseudopilin GspG: MRSQMGFTLIEIMVVVLIIAGLAYIVGTNVIGQGERAKEKQAMIQIKQFEQALQLFKFDNGFYPETQQGLRVLVEPVTVGREAKRWRRYLESASVPLDPWGNEFVYFGTDQTEDGLYYIRSNGPDGIGNSDDDLSSRDR, from the coding sequence ATGAGATCCCAGATGGGGTTTACTCTGATTGAAATTATGGTGGTCGTGCTTATCATAGCGGGGCTTGCCTACATAGTGGGAACGAACGTGATAGGTCAGGGGGAGAGGGCAAAGGAAAAACAGGCCATGATTCAGATCAAGCAGTTTGAGCAGGCGCTCCAGCTGTTTAAGTTTGATAACGGTTTTTATCCTGAAACCCAGCAGGGGCTACGCGTTCTGGTCGAACCGGTAACGGTGGGCAGGGAGGCCAAGAGGTGGAGACGTTATCTTGAATCCGCGAGCGTTCCGCTTGATCCTTGGGGGAACGAGTTTGTGTATTTCGGGACCGACCAGACCGAGGACGGATTGTACTATATAAGGTCTAACGGTCCGGATGGGATAGGGAATTCAGACGATGATCTGTCCAGCAGAGACAGATGA
- a CDS encoding prepilin-type N-terminal cleavage/methylation domain-containing protein, translating into MRNKSAGFTLIELIVVVFLLGAFFSVAMPRVLKTGDMSLRSASRGLVTTIRHIYSKAIFEKRIYKLSFDIDTGEYWAEFLEENQFRLEEDSASGFRKLPSGVFFSDIQTERTQGKIGSGRDAFILFLPTGIVDSAVIHLRTGEDNFFTLSTNPYTGATKIFDEYVEFNSRFQNLAER; encoded by the coding sequence ATGAGAAATAAATCCGCCGGCTTCACCTTAATTGAACTCATTGTGGTCGTTTTTCTGCTCGGAGCTTTTTTCTCCGTGGCCATGCCCAGAGTTCTCAAAACGGGTGACATGAGCCTTCGCAGTGCTTCAAGAGGGCTTGTCACTACGATAAGGCATATTTACAGCAAAGCCATTTTTGAAAAACGGATATACAAACTTTCTTTCGATATCGATACCGGAGAATACTGGGCAGAATTTCTTGAGGAAAACCAGTTCCGCCTGGAGGAGGATTCCGCATCTGGATTCAGAAAGCTTCCCAGCGGGGTTTTTTTCAGCGATATACAGACGGAGAGAACCCAGGGAAAGATTGGTTCCGGAAGAGACGCATTCATACTTTTTCTGCCGACGGGGATTGTTGACTCGGCGGTTATTCACCTGCGAACTGGCGAGGACAATTTTTTCACGCTCTCCACAAACCCCTACACCGGGGCCACTAAGATTTTTGACGAGTACGTCGAATTTAACAGCCGGTTTCAGAACCTGGCGGAACGGTAG
- a CDS encoding prepilin-type N-terminal cleavage/methylation domain-containing protein yields MKASKNSVCGFTLLEVMVAVGLLAFAMVSILGIVGHNVNLATRSTNYLIATSLADDIASRIDAEGLTADSKRSGKFENYPGFEWHLTVSPYNLTQFEAKMTIISVLITWDDGEESYEISFVDSG; encoded by the coding sequence ATGAAGGCCTCGAAAAACAGCGTTTGCGGATTTACATTGCTCGAAGTCATGGTTGCCGTGGGATTGCTTGCCTTCGCGATGGTTTCAATCCTCGGCATTGTAGGTCACAATGTGAATCTTGCCACAAGGTCTACCAACTACCTGATAGCCACAAGTCTGGCCGACGACATAGCTTCACGGATCGACGCTGAGGGGCTCACGGCGGACTCGAAGAGGAGCGGGAAATTTGAAAATTATCCCGGCTTTGAGTGGCATCTCACAGTCTCCCCTTACAACTTAACCCAATTCGAAGCGAAAATGACCATTATCAGTGTTCTTATAACCTGGGACGACGGGGAGGAAAGCTATGAAATCAGCTTCGTCGATTCGGGATGA